GCCCGACGCCATAGTAGGAATTGCCGGCGAAATACAGCCCCGGCTGTCTGGCGACGAACTGCTCCAGACGCGCCCGGCGGTCGCGGTGGCCAAGCACATACTGCGGGATGCCGCGCTGCCAGCGGTAGATGCGCATGAAGACCGGATCGGCCTTGATGCCGATGATCGGCCCCAGCTCGCGGCGGATGAGCGCCCACAGTTCATCGTCCATCAGATCGAGGACGCTCTGATCGCCGGCGCCGCCGAGCATGGTGCGGAACTGGACATGCCCTTCGGGGGCGCGGCCGGCGAAGATCGACGAGGTCCAGATCGATCCCAGGGTGCGGATGCGCTGGTTGCGGGGAATGAGAAAGCCGAAGCCATCGAGCGAATGGGCGATATCCTCGCGCCGGTGCCCGGTGGCCACGACGATGATCGGCGCATACGGCACCGCCGCGAAGGCGATCCCCAGATCGCGGTCATACTCCCTGAAAATCTGCCCGGCGGTGTAGGCGGGACAGGTGACGATGATCCGCTTGGCGCGGGTCATCTCCCCCTGCGAATCCATCACCACCCACCCTTCGCTGTCGCGCGAGACTCCGGTCACCGCGTGTCGCAGACGCACCACCGGACGGAGCCGTTCGCCGAGACGGTTGACCAGGACATCAAGCCCGCCTTGGAAGGAGGTGAGCCGTCCCCCCGGCCCGGCCGGCGAGCCGGACGTCTTTTTCTTCTCGGCCCGTTCGCGGCGCTTTTTCTCCCTCATCCTGGCGATGAGCGCCTTGACCAGCCCGCCATACTGGACTTCCATCTCGCGCATGACGGGAAAGCAGGACGGCAGCGACAGTTCGCGCGCCACGCCGCCGAAGACGCCGGAGACCATCGGGTCGACAAACATCTGCGCCGCGCCGGCGCCGATGCGCCGTGCGGCGAAATCGTAAATCGACTCGTCGGCGTCATCGCGACGCGCCGGAATGAACGGCTCGGCAAAGATGCGCAGTTTGTCGTAGGGTGACAGCAACCCGGTGGTCAGGATCCGCAACGGTGAAAACGGCACCGGGTGCAGGCGGCCGTTCTTGACGATAAATCGCTTTTCCGCCCTCTCGTTGGCGGGTTCGAGTTGTTCGCGCAGTCCGATCTCATCGACCAGCTGCAGGGTCAACGGCTCGCGGTCGAGGAAGCCATTCGGTCCCCAATCGACCGAGTAACCATCGATGCGGTCGGTGCGCAGGGTGCCGCCGAGACGGTCCTCCGCCTCCCACAGTTCCCACCCCTCGGGCGCCTTCTCCAGCCCGAGCCAGTGGGCCACCGCCAACCCGCTGATCCCGCCGCCAATGATGAGTCCATTCAACATGTAAGTGTTCGGACGACGACCTATCGGGAGGGCGGGGCTTCCGCCAAACCTGCGTTCTGGCGATGGCCGCTCCCCAATAGAGCAGGCTCGGCGGAAGCCTCGCCCTCCCGGATCGTAGACGCTGAATCGCTCTGGACCATTTTGCTTCAGATCGTGCGCGAAAACACGGGCCGTTTCTCGGTGGCCTGCTCCTGAATTTTGGGCAGGTAGGCATCGAAGACCATGGCGATGTTGCGGACGAAGTGCCGCCCCCGCGGCGTGACCACAAACCCATCATCGTTGATATCGATCAGTTGGTCGCCGACGAACTCATCCAGCCGGGTGAACTCCTCGCGGAAGTATTCGCGGGCGTCGATTTCCAGTTGCCGACCCAGCTCGGCAAACGACAGCCGCATCCTGCACATGATTGCCAGGATGGCCTCCTGGCGAATCTTGTCGTCACGGGAGAGGGACCAACCGCGATGGATGCCGGTGCCGGTTTCGTCCATGCGCCGGTAGTATCCACCCAATCGCGAGTCATTCTGCGCGAAACAGCCGCCGATCTCGCCGATCGACGACAGCCCCAACCCGACCATGTCGCGCGAGACCGACACGGTGTACCCCATGAAGTTGCGGTGCAGACGGCCATTGTGAATGCCCTGCGCCAATTCATCGGTCGGCAACGCGAAGTGATCGAAGCCGATGGGCTCGTAGCCGGCGGCCAGGAGGCTTTTCACCGCGATTTCGAAGAGGGCGAACTTTTCCGGGCCCCTCGGCAATTCGGCCTCGTTGATTTGCATTTGCTGCGGCTTGACCCACGGCACATGGGCGTAGGAGTAGACCGCCAGGCGGTCGGGCTTCCAGTCGGCGATCATGTCCATCGTGGCGCGCCACTGCGCCGCGGTCTGCCGCGGCAGGCCATAGATCAGGTCCATGTTGATGCCGTAGAATCCGAGGTCGCGTCCGAGCCGATAGATCGCCGCGGTCTGACGGTCGGTCTGGTTGCGTCCGATCGCCTCCTGCACCTCCGGCGAGAGATCCTGCACGCCCATCGAAAGCCGGTTGAATCCGAGGGCGCGGAGGAACTGCATCTGTTCGCGGGTGGTGACGCGCGGGTCGACCTCGATGGCGATCTCAGCGGCCGGATCGAAGTCAAACACGCCCTGTAATTTGTCCCAGACCCGCTGCATCTGCGGAATCGACAGATGGGTCGGGGTGCCGCCGCCCCAATGCAGCTGCAACAGACGGCGCTTGCCGCCGAATCGGGCG
This genomic stretch from bacterium harbors:
- the hemG gene encoding protoporphyrinogen oxidase, with the protein product MLNGLIIGGGISGLAVAHWLGLEKAPEGWELWEAEDRLGGTLRTDRIDGYSVDWGPNGFLDREPLTLQLVDEIGLREQLEPANERAEKRFIVKNGRLHPVPFSPLRILTTGLLSPYDKLRIFAEPFIPARRDDADESIYDFAARRIGAGAAQMFVDPMVSGVFGGVARELSLPSCFPVMREMEVQYGGLVKALIARMREKKRRERAEKKKTSGSPAGPGGRLTSFQGGLDVLVNRLGERLRPVVRLRHAVTGVSRDSEGWVVMDSQGEMTRAKRIIVTCPAYTAGQIFREYDRDLGIAFAAVPYAPIIVVATGHRREDIAHSLDGFGFLIPRNQRIRTLGSIWTSSIFAGRAPEGHVQFRTMLGGAGDQSVLDLMDDELWALIRRELGPIIGIKADPVFMRIYRWQRGIPQYVLGHRDRRARLEQFVARQPGLYFAGNSYYGVGLNDCVKMAHRVAEQIRSDSRQ
- the hemN gene encoding oxygen-independent coproporphyrinogen III oxidase, with translation MANASFTSDQSYLSVPSELLRKYDRPGPRYTSYPTVPVWTETFGADDYRRHLDAFAAGGRGLSVYVHLPFCEHRCTFCGCNVVIAQREDTIERYLDYLFREIDMVAARFGGKRRLLQLHWGGGTPTHLSIPQMQRVWDKLQGVFDFDPAAEIAIEVDPRVTTREQMQFLRALGFNRLSMGVQDLSPEVQEAIGRNQTDRQTAAIYRLGRDLGFYGINMDLIYGLPRQTAAQWRATMDMIADWKPDRLAVYSYAHVPWVKPQQMQINEAELPRGPEKFALFEIAVKSLLAAGYEPIGFDHFALPTDELAQGIHNGRLHRNFMGYTVSVSRDMVGLGLSSIGEIGGCFAQNDSRLGGYYRRMDETGTGIHRGWSLSRDDKIRQEAILAIMCRMRLSFAELGRQLEIDAREYFREEFTRLDEFVGDQLIDINDDGFVVTPRGRHFVRNIAMVFDAYLPKIQEQATEKRPVFSRTI